AAACttgcactaagaccgcactcaaagaccgcactaagaccgcactcactgtgtaaggccataagcaaacaaggcAATgttcacccagaagcggcgctccaaGCGGCCGGGGTCTTTAATCtgggcaaacttaaatccgttttacctcatttctaccagcatgtgcaaccagaagaaaaaaaaactctagatcacctttactccacacacagagacgtgtacaaagctcaccctccatttggcaaatttgtCCATAATTctaccctcctgattcctgcgtacaagcaaaaactaaagcaggaagtaccagtgactcgctcaatacggaagtggtcagatgacgcggatgctacgctacaggactgttttgctagcacagactggaatatgttccgggattcatccaatggcattgaggaatataacacctcagtcactggcttcatcaataagtgcatcgacgacgtcatccccacagtgaccatagggtacatttcccaaccagaagccacggattacagacaacatctgcatcgagctaaaggctagagctgccgctttcaaggaggcgctcgttggatgtggcagggcttgaaaactattacagactacaaagagaaacccagccgcgagctgcccagtgccGCGAGCCTGCCAGACgagccttttatgctcacttcgaggcaagcaacactgaagcatgcatgagagcaccagctgttccggacgactgtgtgatcacactctccgtagccgatgtgagcaagagctattaacaggtcaacattcacaaagccgcggggccagacggtttaccaggacgtgtactcaaagcatgcgcagaccaactgacaagtgtctttgctggcattttcaacctctccctggcagtctgtaatacctacatgtttcaagcagaccatcatagtccctgtgcccaagaaagtggaggtaacctgcctaaatgattaccgccccgtagcactcacgtcggtggccatgaagtgctttgaaaggctagtcatggctcacatcaacaccattatcccagaaacactagacccactctaatttgcataccgccccaacagatcaacagatgacgcaacctcaatcgcactccacactgccctttcccacctggacaaaaggaacatctatgtgagaatgctgctcatttactacagctcagcaatcaacaccatagtgcccacaaagctcatcgataagataaggaccctggaactaaacacgtccctctacaactggatcatggacatcctgacgggccgcccccaggtggtaagggtaggcaacaacacctctgccacactgatcctcaacacgggggcccctcaggggtgcgtgcttagtcccctcctgtactccctgttcacccacgattgcgtggccaagcacgactccaccGTCATTAGGTTTGCtgaggacacaacagtggtaggcctgatcaccgacaacgatgagacagcctatagggaggaggtcagagacctggcagtgtggtgccagtacaacaacctctctctcaatgtaagacaaaggagctggtcGTGGATTATAGGAAAAGGAGAGCCGAActcgcccccattcacattgatagggctgtagtggagcgggtcgagagtttcaagttccttggtgtccacatcaccaactaactatcatggtccaaacacacctagacagttgtgaaaagggcacgacaacagcttttccccctcaggagactgaaaagatttggaatgggtaccaggcggtgttagaggaaaacccccaaaattgtcagagactccagtcatccaagtcagagactgttctctctgctaccgcacagcaagcagtaccagagcaccaagtctagtcatagactgttctctctgctaccgcacagcaagcagtaccagagcaccaagtctaggaccaaaacgctccctaacagcttctaccccaaagccataagactaatCAAATGGGAAcgtattatatactgtacatcgTTAACCTATTCTTCACTATCTTTCAAGTTGAATTTGTAGATCAGATTTTTGATCCAAATACTTGTTTATGTTTTCCCTTTTCCTATAGTTCCAAAACAACTGAACATGTATTATAGATTGCATGTATCTCTAACAATGATATCCTCAAAAGAGGGGAATGATGCTGTGTTCTtactaaaaaatgttttttaaaaagaatAGAAAACAAAGTGATAACTGGCTCAGGCCACAGTGTACTGTGCATTAGTTTGGTCCGCTAGAAAGTGAATTGTTCCATTTCAATCTTCAGGCCACCTCTTCTTACTCCTCAGTGTGGGAGTGAAGAGTCTTGCTGTGGGGTTTTGGTGATGTGTGTAAGAAACACAGAAagagaatctaaaatataaacgcaacatgcaacaatttcaaagattttgttgagattttgttgagttacagttcatataaggaaatctgtcaattgaagtcattaggccctaatctatggatgtcacatgactgaGCATGAGGCACAGCTATGGATACAGCTCCAATTggacgctccctcaaaacttgacatcatctttggcattgtgttgtatgacaaaactgcacattttagagtggctttttattgtccccagcacaaggtgcatctgtgtaatgatcatactgtttaatcagctttttgatatgccacacctgtcagattgatggattatcttgacaaatgaTACAATTCTCACCAACAGAGATGTTAACAAATTGGGCCGAATGTGTTGTCTAACAGTCTCAACTACAGTATAAACAGGACTGAATAAGTTATTTTCACACTTCAGCAGATACAAAATACACCCGTACATGTTAGGAAAGTATGGGTGGTACCCCGGGGGTGGAAAAAGTACCTGATTTTCAtggttgagtaaaagtaaagataccttaaaaatgactgaagtaaaagtgaaagtcacccagtataatgctacttgagtaaaagtctaaaagtatttggttttaaatatacttcaagtatcaaaagtataaatcctttaaaatgtcttatattaagcaaaccagacaacactattttcttgttttttaaatttatttacagataaccaggggcacagttcaacactcagacagaatttccaaacgaagcatttgtgtttagtgagtctgccagatcagaggcagtagggatgaccagggatgttctctgtttagtgagtccgccagatcagagtcagtagggatgaccagggatgttctctgtttagtgagtccgccagatcagaggcagtagggatgaccacggatgttctctgtttagtgagtctgccagatcagaggcagtagggatgaccagggatgttctctgtttagtgagtccgccagatcagaggcagtagggatgaccagggatgttctctgtttagtgagtcggccagatcagaggcagtagggatgaccagggatgttctctgtttagtgagtctgccagatcagaggcagtagggatgaccagggatgttctctgtttagtgagtctgccagatcagagggtgagtctgccagatcaaaatgcaaggagtaaaaagtatattattttctttaggaacatAGTGGAattaaagtaaaagttgtaaaaaaatataaatagtaaagtacagatacacccaaaaaaacgacttaagttgtACTTTAAAGCATtctaagtagtactttaaagtatttttacactgGTGGTACCATTGTGTTGGGTGTCTTTGGGTGTGTCTGTCATGtgtagaggaaggaaagaggtggTAGCATGGTGTTGGGTGTGTCTGTCATGtgtagaggaaggaaagaggtggTAGCATGGTGTTGGGTGTGTCTGTCATGtgtagaggaaggaaagaggtggTAGCATGGTGTTGGGTGTGTCTGTCATGtgtagaggaaggaaagaggtggTAGCATGGTGTTGGGTGTGTCTGTCATGtgtagaggaaggaaagaggtggTAGCATGGTGTTGGGTGTGTCTGTCATGtgtagaggaaggaaagaggtggTAGCATGGTGTTGGGTGTGTCTGTCATGtgtagaggaaggaaagaggtggTAGCATGGTGTTGGGTGTGTCTGTCATGtgtagaggaaggaaagaggtggTAGCATGGTGTTGGGTGTGTCTGTCATGtgtagaggaaggaaagaggtggTAGCATGGTGTTGGGTGTGTCTGTCATGtgtagaggaaggaaagaggtggTAGCATGGTGTTGGGTGTGTCTGTCATGtgtagaggaaggaaagaggtggTAGCATGGTGTTGGGTGTGTCTGTCATGtgtagaggaaggaaagaggtggTAGCATGGTGTTGGGTGTGTCTGTCATGtgtagaggaaggaaagaggtggTAGCATGGTGTTGGGTgtgtctgtcatggaaagaggtggtacaatcaaatcaaatcaaattgtatttgtcacatacacatggttagcagatgttaatgcgagtgtagcgaaatgcttgtgcttctagttccgacaatgcagtaataaccaacaagtaatctaactaacaattccaaaactactgtcttatacacagtgtaaggggataaagaatatgtacataaggatatatgaatgagtggtggtacagagcagcataggcaagacacagtagatggtatctagtccagtatatacatatgagatgagtatgtaaacaaagtggcatagttaaagtggctagtgatacatgtattacataaggatgcagtagatgatatagagtacagtatatacgtatgcatatgagatgaataatgtagggtaagtaacattatataaggtagcattgttaaagtggctagtgatatatttacatcatttcccatcaattcccattattaaagtggctggagttgagtcagtgtgttggcagcagccactcaatgttagtggtggctgtttaacagtctgatggccttgagatagaagctgtttttcagtctctcggtcccagctttgatgcacctgtactgacctcgccttctggatgatagcggggtgaacagccagtggctcgggtggttgatgtccttgtaGCATGGTGTTGGGTGTGTCTGTCATGtgtagaggaaggaaagaggtggTAGCATGGTGTTGGGTGTGTCTGTCATGtgtagaggaaggaaagaggtggTAGCATGGTGTTGGGTGTGTCTGTCATGtgtagaggaaggaaagaggtggTAGCATGGTGTTGGGTGTGTCTGTCATGtgtagaggaaggaaagaggtggTCAATCAAACGCGACAAGAGGATATGTGTTTCTTCTGACAAAAAATACATCAGCTACCATCCACCTCAACCACGACCTGTTTTTTCCCCTTCATAAAACTGCCTCCTTGCACATCTGAAGCACAGTATCTTTGTCCAAGGAGACAGTATCTTTGTCCAAGTATCTTTGTCCAAGCAGACAGTATCTTTGTCCAAGCAGACAGTATCTTTGTCCAAGCAGACAGACACTCACAGTAATCGATTTTCTATTAAGATTGCTTTGAgctaaaaaaaagaaataataataatcgcaATCACCTTATTTTCATGTTATTTCCCAGTGCCCCTTCCAGTTTACAGAGAGCACGAGGATTAATATGAGTAGTAAAGTGTACTGCTGACCTCTTGTCTATGATTCCCATCAACAGGAGGCAACTTCCTAATAACAAGGCCTGTTGAGCTACACAGCGTAGTCTCAATACAGTAACTGGACAACAGCTGACACACAAAGCAGGAACATCAATTAAATCATATCCTGTGAAATGGTTTCAAAATATGTCATTTAAAACTGTCATGGAGGCTGTGAGTCCTTTCATGATCAGAAAATATACTCTTTACCCGATTCATAatgggaagaaaaaaaactgtCAATCTGTCTAGCCAGCTGTATTTGCAGTCAGCTTTGTTTTAGCGATAGAAAAAACATTGACCTAAATGAATAGTACCAACTCTCAATTGAGGGACTTATCATTAAAGACGACATTCAATCTGATAGCACTTTACCGAACAATACATCGATTAAAAGCAATGTTTCCCGGTTCGCTGAGACCACATTCACAGTAAATGCGTTATAGGTTTGCTCAATCAAAAAAATGAAAACGACAGTAAAGCAGTCAGATTGAATCATGGCCTTCAGTCATTTAATGGCTGACCTTTGTAGAAAATACATCAGTTTAGTGTAGCTCGTGACTGCCACCCGATGGACACATTAATTTAAAAGATTCATTCGGGAACCTGCAGTTACACAGCCCCATCGTGTGACTGATTGTATACTGTTACGGGGGTGTAATGATGTCAAGTGAGTTCATTGAAGACTGATGCCAGAGATTAAAAttgtttttataaaaaaaatgtagagTTTATTATGATAAATACACTCCAGGTTTGTAAATACAATTTTTTATTATAACATAATATGAGAATGTCTATTCTAACAGAGTGAACCCATCCCATTGAAAACAAAATCGACACAAATTAAACAAGACAGTTCTATGAGACATTACACGTCATGAAAATCAGACTTTGCACTTGTGTTTGGCAAACAGAAAAGACCCATTAGCGACATCAGTCTCCACAGACTGTGTTTATGGATGTGTTGTTGCACCGTGAAGCTGTGCTGAAGATGACCGCCTGTCCCTGTAGAGAGGTAATGATCAGGCTTATGTCTTAACAGCGGTGTCTCTGGATTTGTAGATCACTCCTCTGCTCTTCAGCTCTCTCACCACCCCTGCAGGACAGAAATAAGAgcaatgttgagagagagagacagagacacagagagagagagagagagagacaaagagacacagagagagagagacaaagacacagagagacagagacacacacacacagagagagagagacaaagagacacacagagagagagagagagagagacaaagagacacagagagagagagagacaaagagacacagagagagagagagagagagacaaagagacagagagagagagagacaaagagacagagagagagagagagacaaagagacacagagacaaagggacacagagagagagagagacagacacagagagagagagagagacagacacacacacacagagcgagagagagagacaaagacacagagagacagagacacacacagagagtgagagagacaaagacacacacagagagcgagagagacagagacacagagagagagaaagagagacagagacacacacacagagcgagagagagacaaagacacagagacagagacaaagagacaaagaaacagacagagagagacaaagagacaaagacagagagagacagagagacacacacacacagagcgagagagagacaaagagacacagagacaaagagacaaagaaacacagacagagagagagagagagagacaaagagacaaagacagagagagacagagagacacacacacagagtgagagagagacaaagagacacagagacagagacaaagagacagagagagagacagacagacagacagagtagatgGGATTCAATGACAGCAGCTTGAGAACCCAAGAGGATTCTGCAGTTTGTTTCCTGATTTTTGAACACATATGACAACATTTTCTCAATGGCTCCTATAGTAGATGGTTGAGAAAACACACTGCCTTTGAACGTGACATACCTGGAGGTAACCGCCCTGTCACCGTCACAGCATAGACACCAGGCTTGAAGTTACCTGAACAGGAAAAGTGAAATACAAAACAGCACTAGAACATTATAGGTGGTCCTGTATGAGTCAGAgcggacaaggtacaaatctgttgttctgtccctgaacaggcagttaaacccactgcttctaggccgtcatcgtaaattataatttgttcttaactgacttgccaagttaaataaaggtgatataaaAAAAATACTTCAAGGAAACGATTGAAAGAAAGTCATATACCAACAAGATAACCTATGACAACACACTTACTGATTCTTTGCCACTTGGCCACCCAGCTGTCCTCGGGGCTCATCTGAGCTATGACCCTGTAAACAGAGATCGAACGCTTTTAGCAATTAGCCCACACTTGCTGTCCGGAACTGGCACTAAATCATCAATATGTCATCAATTACAAGTAGAGAACTTTACCCATCAAACGAGGAACTTGTACACTCATAGACCATCTCTCGATTCCCCTTCATCTGAAGGTACGACTCACAGTTGTCACAGCCATCATATTCAAACTGGTCAATAGTCTGTGGGGACAGGAGAAATATGGATTCAATGAATACACATGGAAAACTGGTTAGCTAGTCATGTTAGCACGTTACACAAACATTTCAGCAAACGTTACGTTTAATAGATAGTAGCGAGCTTTTTAAAACGTTTCGTTCGATAAATTGTAAGTAGCGAAGACAACCTCTCAGAGTAAGTTAGGATCTACAAATGTATGCCACTGCCAGTTGAAGAAACCAGATGGTCAGctttgctaacgttagcttgctagtaTTTACCTTCACAAGAGAGCACAGAAGACATGCCCGCAAATGGCGGAGGTCCTTAGGACAAGTTTCCAACGCCATCGAGAAAATAGCAGCTGATATTTGAGAAATATATCTGCATAAGCTATAAAATAAAAGCTTTTCAAAAGCGTTGTTTTGATTTTCACCGCTGTTAACCTGGCAAGATGAAATAAGTACTTCCGGGTTACGGGTCACAGTTTTTTTTTGGACGCTTAGTTTTGAGTTTTAATTTCCCGtgcacagtgaaatgcctttgttGCAATCCctaaaaccaacaatgcagtaatcaataacatagtagtacaaaaaaataacataaggtaTAACAAAAACACACGATAAATAAACATACGAAAAACAGAAAGTACGTTAGTATAAGGAGTATActtaaaacattaggaacaacttccaGTGCTTCCAACggttttgtcaagttggctggatgtcctttgggtggtggaccgttcttgatacacaagggagtATGAGAAACGCAGcagttcaaataaaataaaatcagttcttgacacaaaccagtgcaagtggcacctactaccataccccatctaccattccagtgtttaattgttatattgtaattactttgccaccatggacctatttattgcctttacctcccttatcttacctcatttgcacacactgtatatagacttgttctactgtattattgaccatatgtttgtttattccatgtgtaactctgtgttgttgtttgtgtcgaactgctttgctttttcttggccaggtcacaggtgtaaatgagaacttgttctcaattagcctaaatgcttaaataaaggtgaaattaaaaagtaaaaaggCATTTAAATACTTTgattgcccgttcaccctctgaatggcacatatacagaATCCATGTCTTTTTCTATCGTATATAGGCGATCATATGATTTTACCCCAAAAAAGAATGATGTTttcaaatgttaaaaaaaatcacTCAAACAACTTTtctgttaaaaataaataaaacagatcTGATCCCTATACAGGCTCAACCTGAGAGGGTGGGTCTTCCGTCTCCAGTAGCCCTTCCGAAGTCTTCCGAAGTAAAGTCCCCAAAATCTTCAGCTGCAGCTACAATAATGTCTAGTTTATTCGACTTCTTTGAGACTTGTACATTTTATAACTGTGGAAATGAACGCAACAAAAATCCACTTTAACACACAAGGTATCTTGTGTCTGGCAGCAAACATTTATTACAGGCTGTGATACGTCCACTACCACATCTTCACTGGCATCATTTGTTTTCTCAATTATTTTCAATCGCCTCCGCATCAGAGATTCGATTGACCACTCTAACTTTTGCCACCTCaatttccccctccaggaactCAGGATCATGATCCCCCACCTCaatttccccctccaggaactCAGGATCATGATCCCCCACCTCAatttccttcccctccaggaaCTCAGGATCATGATCCCCCACCTCAATTTCCTTCCCCCTCCAGGAACTCAGGATCATGATCCCCCACCTCAATTTCCTTCCCCCTCCAGGAACTCAGGATCATGATCCCCCACCTCAATTTCCTTCCCCCTCCAGGAACTCAGGATCATGATCCCCCACCTCAATTTCCTTCCCCCTCCAGGAACTCAGGATCATGATCCCCCACCTCAATTTCCTTCCCCCTCCAGGAACTCAGGATCATGATCCCCCACCTCAATTTCCTTCCCCCTCCAGGAACTCAGGATCATGATCCCCCACCACAATTTCCTTCCCCCTCCAGGAACTCAGGATCATGATCCCCCACCTCAATTTCCTTCCCCCTCCAGGAACTCAGGATCATGATCCCCCACCTCAATTTCCTTCCCCCTCCAGGAACTCAGGATCATGATCCCCCACCTCAATTTCCTTCCCCCTCCAGGAACTCAGGATCATGATCCCCCACCTCAATTTCCTTCCCCCTCCAGGAACTCAGGATCATGATCCCCCACCTCAATTTCCTTCCCCCTCCAGGAACTCAGGATCATGATCCCCCACCTCAATTTCCTTCCCCCTCCAGGAACTCAGGATCATGATCCCCACCTCAATTTCCTTCCCCCTCCAGGAACTCAGGATCATGATCCCCCACCCAATTTCCTTCTTCCCCCTCCAGGAACTCAGGATCATGATCCCCCACCTCAATTTCCTTCCCCCTCCAGGAACTCAGGATCATGATCCCCCACCACAATTTCCTTCCCCCTCCAGGAACTCAGGATCATGATCCCCCCACCTCAATTTCCTTCCCCCTCCAGGAACTCAGGATCATGATCCCCCACCACAATTTCCTTCCCCCTCCAGGAACTCAGGATCATGATCCCCCACCTCAATTTCCTTCCCCCTCCAGGAACTCAGGATCATGATCCCCCACCTCAATTTCCTTCCCCCTCCAGGAACTCAGGATCATGATCCCCACCTCAATTTCCTTCCCCCTCCAGGAACTCAGGATCATGATCCCCCACCTCAATTTCCTTCCCCCTCCAGGAAC
Above is a window of Oncorhynchus tshawytscha isolate Ot180627B linkage group LG30, Otsh_v2.0, whole genome shotgun sequence DNA encoding:
- the supt4h1 gene encoding transcription elongation factor SPT4, translating into MALETCPKDLRHLRACLLCSLVKTIDQFEYDGCDNCESYLQMKGNREMVYECTSSSFDGVIAQMSPEDSWVAKWQRISNFKPGVYAVTVTGRLPPGVVRELKSRGVIYKSRDTAVKT